The Nothobranchius furzeri strain GRZ-AD chromosome 6, NfurGRZ-RIMD1, whole genome shotgun sequence genome includes a region encoding these proteins:
- the LOC139070427 gene encoding piggyBac transposable element-derived protein 4-like: MQVYTGKLPGEASEKNQGMRVVLQMSEGLQGHNITCDNFFTSYWLGDELQKRKLTMLGTIRKNKPELPSEILKMQGRPPHSSKFVFTEKATVVSYCPKKNKNVLVMSTMHTDASLSTREDKKPQMILDYNSTKGGVDNLDKVTATYSCQRKIARWPLVIFYNIVDVSAYSAFVLWTEINQHWNVGKLYRRRLFLEELGKSLVTPEIQRRARPARSPAAAAIIENVRSASSDQCTMNPVDTGAKK; the protein is encoded by the coding sequence ATGCAGGTGTACACTGGAAAGCTACCTGGAGAGGCATCTGAGAAGAATCAGGGGATGCGTGTGGTGCTGCAGATGAGTGAAGGGCTGCAAGGGCATAACATCACCTGTGACAACTTCTTTACATCCTACTGGCTTGGAGATGAACTTCAGAAAAGAAAGCTCACTATGTTGGGAACAATCAGGAAAAATAAACCAGAACTTCCCAGTGAAATTCTGAAGATGCAGGGAAGACCTCCACATTCCTCAAAATTTGTTTTCACCGAGAAAGCAACAGTTGTTTCATACTgcccaaagaaaaacaaaaatgttcttgTCATGAGCACAATGCACACAGATGCATCTCTGAGCACAAGAGAAGACAAAAAACCACAAATGATCCTGGACTACAACTCCACCAAAGGAGGAGTAGACAATCTTGACAAAGTCACAGCAACATACAGCTGCCAGCGCAAAATAGCTCGTTGGCCCTTGGTGATTTTCTACAACATTGTGGATGTGTCAGCTTACAGTGCCTTTGTCCTGTGGACTGAAATCAACCAACATTGGAATGTCGGCAAACTGTACCGACGTCGGCTTTTCCTAGAAGAACTGGGCAAAAGTCTTGTCACCCCCGAGATCCAGAGGCGAGCCAGACCAGCTCGatccccagcagcagcagctatcaTTGAAAACGTCAGGTCTGCATCATCTGACCAATGTACAATGAATCCAGTGGATACAGGTGCAAAGAAATGA